A region from the Vicia villosa cultivar HV-30 ecotype Madison, WI linkage group LG3, Vvil1.0, whole genome shotgun sequence genome encodes:
- the LOC131661916 gene encoding protein NRT1/ PTR FAMILY 5.6-like yields the protein MDQEIEKRNKQSSREKEESEQEKFVYDGSLDYKGKVPVRASTGVWIASLFVLTIEFSERVSFFGIAANLISYLTKVMREDLKTAAKNVNYWTGTTTLMPLIGGFLADAYTGRFPMVLFSSLVYLMGLSLLTMSQYIPSLKPCNAKTCLQPRKLHQVVFFLSLYCISFGTGGYKPCLESFGADQFDEDHIEERKKKMSFFNWWNFALCFALLLGATVIVYVQDFVSWGAACLILTILMALCIIAFYVGKQFYRYRRPQGNTLKPILQVLVAAIRKRKLSCPSNSDLLYEVPKSDNSQGRLLSNTSNLRFLDKAAIIENTQIDQKKNPWRLTTVTRVEETKLILNIIPIWLTSLTTGICVAQGSTLFVKQAASMNLKLNDSFSIPPASVSSAAAIGTIIFVPIYDRIIVPTMRKITGNERGISILRRISIGIAFSVIVMIVAALVEAKRLRMHEHEMLRTGETGEKTMKLMSVFWLVPQYFLLGFGDAFSLVGLQEYFYDQVPDSMRSLGMALYLSVIGVGSFLSSFLITIVDHVTEKNGKSWFGKDINSSRLDRFYWMLAIINALNLCAYIIIAKRYTYKSVQRTGNEMNDCERDGVEMMT from the exons ATGGATCAGGAAATAGAGAAGAGAAATAAGCAAAGttcaagagaaaaagaagaaagtgaACAAGAGAAATTTGTTTATGATGGTTCTTTGGATTATAAAGGCAAAGTTCCTGTTCGTGCTTCAACTGGTGTTTGGATTGCTTCTCTCTTTGTCCTCA CAATTGAATTTAGTGAAAGAGTAAGCTTTTTTGGAATAGCAGCAAATCTGATATCATATCTTACTAAGGTGATGCGTGAAGATCTGAAAACAGCAGCAAAGAATGTAAACTATTGGACAGGAACAACAACCTTAATGCCTCTCATTGGTGGATTTCTTGCTGATGCTTACACTGGTCGGTTTCCTATGGTCTTGTTTTCTTCCCTTGTCTACCTCAtg GGGCTAAGCCTATTGACAATGTCTCAATACATTCCAAGTTTAAAGCCATGCAACGCAAAGACATGTCTTCAACCAAGAAAGCTTCATCAAGTAGTATTCTTCCTTTCTCTTTACTGTATCTCCTTCGGTACCGGAGGGTACAAACCATGTTTAGAAAGCTTCGGAGCCGATCAATTCGACGAAGATCACATtgaagaaaggaagaagaagatgtcTTTCTTCAATTGGTGGAACTTTGCACTGTGTTTTGCATTGCTGCTTGGCGCAACTGTGATTGTTTATGTGCAAGATTTTGTTAGCTGGGGAGCTGCTTGtctcattttaacaattcttatgGCTTTATGTATCATTGCTTTTTATGTTGGGAAGCAATTTTATAGATATAGAAGGCCACAAGGAAACACTTTAAAACCAATTTTACAGGTCCTAGTTGCAGCTATAAGGAAAAGGAAATTATCTTGTCCCTCAAATTCGGATTTATTGTATGAAGTTCCAAAGTCAGATAATTCCCAAGGAAGGCTTCTTTCCAATACTAGCAACCTAAG GTTTCTGGACAAGGCTGCAATAATAGAAAATACACAAATTGATCAAAAGAAGAATCCATGGAGATTAACAACAGTTACAAGAGTGGAAGAAACAAAGCTTATCCTGAACATAATTCCAATATGGTTAACATCTTTAACAACAGGAATATGTGTAGCACAAGGTTCAACGCTGTTTGTAAAACAAGCAGCTTCTATGAACTTGAAACTAAATGACAGTTTCTCAATCCCACCGGCTTCTGTTTCCTCTGCAGCAGCTATTGGAACCATTATATTTGTTCCAATATATGACAGAATTATTGTTCCAACTATGAGAAAAATCACTGGAAATGAAAGAGGAATCAGCATTCTTAGAAGAATTTCCATTGGCATAGCATTTTCAGTCATAGTTATGATTGTTGCAGCCTTAGTAGAAGCTAAAAGACTTAGAATGCATGAACATGAAATGTTAAGAACAGGGGAAACAGGGGAAAAGACTATGAAACTGATGAGTGTGTTTTGGTTAGTACCTCAATATTTTCTTCTAGGCTTTGGTGATGCTTTTTCTCTGGTTGGTTTACAAGAATATTTTTATGACCAAGTTCCTGACTCAATGAGAAGCTTAGGAATGGCTTTATATCTTAGTGTGATTGGAGTTGGAAGTTTCTTAAGCAGTTTTTTAATCACAATCGTGGATCATGTGACAGAAAAGAATGGAAAAAGTTGGTTTGGGAAGGATATAAATTCAAGTCGTTTGGATAGGTTTTATTGGATGTTGGCTATTATTAATGCTTTGAATTTGTGTGCTTATATAATCATAGCAAAGAGGTATACTTATAAGAGTGTACAAAGGACAGGTAATGAAATGAATGATTGTGAGAGGGATGGGGTAGAGATGATGACATGA